One Haliscomenobacter hydrossis DSM 1100 genomic window, TGGACACATTGACGCCATTGGACACATTGACGCCATTGAACACATTGATGCCATTGGACACATTGACGCCATTGGACACATTGATGCCATTGGACACATTGATGCCATTGGACACATTGATGCCATTGGACACATTGATGCCATTGGACACATTGATGCCATTGGACACATTGACGCCATTGGACACATTGACGCCATTGGACACATTGACGCCATTGGACACATTGATGCCATTGGACACATTGACGCCATTGGACACATTGACGCCATTGGACACATTGACGCCATTGGACACATTGACGCCATTGGACACATTGACGCCAAATACTATCAATGGAACCTTGGAAGTATAGACCGCATTGACGCCAAATACTATCAATGGAACCTTGGAAGTATAGACCGCATTGACTACCTTTGTAGTCAAGGTGGCATTGACGGCATTGATCGTCAATACCAGGCGGTTTCAAAACTACAAAAAAATGGCAACAATCATCGCAATGGCCAACCACAAGGGTGGCGTTGGCAAAACAACCTCGGTGCAGAATTTGGCCGCAGGTTTGGCCCGGCGCGGGTACCGGGCACTGATGGTGGACTTTGACCCACAATCCAATCTATCGGACGCCTTTGGCTGTGCGGATCCAGAAATAGGGATTTACGATGCCATGATTGGCGAGGCGGCTACACCGATTGTCACAATTAGCGAAAACCTGGATCTGGTACCCTCCCACATTGGGTTGGCCAATGCCGACATCCAGTTTAGCACCAAAATTGGGCGCGAAAAAATTCTGGATGGCTTGCTGAATAAAATCCGGGACAATTACGACTACATCTTCATTGATTGCCCCCCATCGCTGGGTTTGTTGACGATCAATGCCTTTTCCACAGCAAATGAAATCTACATTCCGCTGGATGCCGAGTACTTCAGCATGCGGGGTTTGGACAGTTTGCAGGAACTGATCAGTGAGATTCAGCAGCACGTCAATCCGAATCTGAAGATTGGCGGGGTGTTTTTTACCAAATTCGACCCACGGCAAACGCTCAAGAAGGACGTGGAGGTCATCATCCGCGAACGGTTTGGGGGGCTGGTCTACAACACCCGCATCAGCAACAACGTAGCCGTAGCGGAAGCGCAGGCGCAGGGCATCGACGTGTTTGAGTACAACAAACGCGCCAAGGCAGCGAAAGAATACGATGTGATGGTAGAGGAAATGTTGAGTCGTTATCCCGTGAAAGTCAAGTAATTTATCAAGCAGGTAAACAACCCAAAATATGGCAAAGAAAAGTTTTGCAGGTGCCTTAAGTGGTGAGCGCAAAAGTCGCTTGTCGGGCATCGTGTCTCCGCAGCTGGAGGTGGTAAAAGAAAAAGTAGAGGAAACACCCCTTGTGGAAATCACAGTAGTCGCAGACCAAGTGGATCCTACTAAAGAATTCCCTTTGATTCCAGAAGAAGCCATGGAGGAGCTGCGCCAAAAAGCAGCCAAATATGTGCAGGATGGACAAGGGGAATTGAAGGAGGAGTCGAAAACAGTTATCGAAGAGGCCCTCGAACCAAAGGCTGAAACGGCACCTAAAGAAAAAGCTCGCAGCAGCACGCGCAAAGAGGCGGAACCCAAAGAAGGTGCCCGGGAAAAAATGAACCTGTTCATTGAAACGGGGTACGAGTTTGGGATTCGGGTACGCGCGGCGGCGGCTTCGGAAATGATGGATTTGCGGGAGTTTGTGGAGACGGCGTTGACGCACTACATGAACGAGGTGATTGGGAACAACGTGGTGAACAAGGCCGTGGGGAAGTATAAGGAACGGAATAATTTGAAATAAAGGAAGGAAAGAAGAGAGAAAGAGGGCCCTGCTGCGCAGGGCTTTTTTTTTGAACCACCTTAGAAACCTAAGGCACCTAAGGGGGGCACTTTAGCAATGACGTGGTTTTGTTGTCGAGGTTCATTTGTTTGGTAAACACTACGAAACGGGTGGATTCGGCTTCGCCAAATCTTTTTAACACGACGGGACGACGATAGCTACCGCTACAACCCAACGCCATGCGTTGGGTGCATTTTTAAACACAAAGGACCAGGGCAGCACAAAGGACATCAAGTTAGACGTTGACGACGCTTTGCTTGGTGTCTTTTGTGCTCATTTTTTTGGTACTGGTTACACCGAAGCGATATTTTACCCCAGTGGGCATTCCTCATACCCCTTCATTTTTTCCAACAACTCCCCTTTCCGCCCCTTCCAATAATCCAGGCGTTGGGTACGATTGCGGATCACCGCATCTTTTTTCCCTTCTTCAAGCGCCTCTTTGAGCCTTGCCTCGTAGGTAGAAATGAAGTTTTCGACCTCGCGGAGGCTGTACCTTTTCGGCTCCGCTGAGTTGCGATCGTGGTGCAAGATGGTGAAGATGTCCAGCAACTCCAGATGGTTTGTGCTAACATGTTCTAACACTGGCTGGGTAGCGTGCAGCGCAACTTCGGGGGCGAGGGTAGGAGAGGGGAGAGGTTCCGATTGCCGGAAACCCTGGATCACCGTGCGGGAAAGCCCCGAGGGATGCACCCCGTTGGGGGAGGGTTCCGGGGTAGGAAGGATGCCGGGATGGGGATCAGGTGCCGGGATTTTGGGATTGGACTGTAAGGCTTGCAGCAGCAGGGATTCCAGTCGATCGAAACGCGGATCCGCTGCGCCAGGCGCTGGAGTAGGGGAGGAGTGGGCTATAGCCGTTTGTTGCTGCGCCGCTTTGGCTTTCCCCGCAGCCTGGGCGTACTGGATGGCCGTACGAAAATCATAGTGCTCCAGGAACCACATGCAGCCGTGCAGCAAGAGGATAAAAAAGATGGTAAAATGCCCCAGATTGGTGCCTTTGCGGTTGATGTCTTGTTGCCAGG contains:
- a CDS encoding ParA family protein: MATIIAMANHKGGVGKTTSVQNLAAGLARRGYRALMVDFDPQSNLSDAFGCADPEIGIYDAMIGEAATPIVTISENLDLVPSHIGLANADIQFSTKIGREKILDGLLNKIRDNYDYIFIDCPPSLGLLTINAFSTANEIYIPLDAEYFSMRGLDSLQELISEIQQHVNPNLKIGGVFFTKFDPRQTLKKDVEVIIRERFGGLVYNTRISNNVAVAEAQAQGIDVFEYNKRAKAAKEYDVMVEEMLSRYPVKVK